GCAAGTTTATCGCGGTCGGCGGTACAGGGCTCTATCTCCAGTCGCTCATGCTTGGACTCCCGCAGATTCCGAAAATCGCTTCGGAAGTACGCTCGGAAATCGAAAACCAGGGGCTCTCGGTGGGGACTGATAGTTTGTTCAAAATGGCGCACGAAGTAGACCCCGAGGCGATGGTAAATGTCGACGAGCATAATCTGCAGCGCATTGTCCGTGTCCTCGAGGTGTTCCATGCGACTGGCCGCAAACTTTCGGAATGGCAAAAGCAACGCGAAGGCGGCATCGGCAGGCTCCCTGTCTTCTGGCTGAACCGTTCTCGCGAGAATCTCTATGCGCGTATCGATGCCCGTGTCGACAAGATGCTTGCCGACGGCTGGCAGGATGAAGTTCGTGAACTGGCAAAGAATGTCCCGTTGAGTGCTCCCGCATGGCAAAGCCTGGGTTACCGGGAACTCTTGCAGGCTGATACGGCGGGGCAAATCGCGGCGGTCGTCGATGATGTCAAGAAGAAGACGCGCAATTACGCAAAAAGGCAACTGACATGGTTCCGCTGGCAGGTTGAGTCGGTCTCTGTCGATCTTGACCGGACGGAAGACCCCGTAGCGGCAATTGCAAAGGAAGTGGGGAATGCCTAAGGCGCTTGCATTGTTTGTTTTGACAGTGTTTATGGCCCTTGCGCCCTGCTTCGCCTACAAATGGGACCATGCTGTGGAGGGGGCTTCCCGTGAAGGGAGCCTGGTGGAAGGCCGTGCCGCCATATTGGAAAAGTCCATAAACTGTTTCTCCGAAATCGGATGTTACGGACAGTTCGCGTCCGGCTCGCTCCGTGACTTTTTCCGTTCTTTCGAATCTGAACTGTTGTCTAAGGATTCCAATGCGACGCTTTTCTCCTACGATGAACTTTTCTTGCTGTATGCGGTAAGCGCACAGTTCTATGGCGACAAGTCGGCTGCTTGGGCCGGTCTTGTCGGGCTTATGGAAAATGCGCGCTCTATAAAGGATTCCCTTTCGCGTCGGAACAATCCGTTTGCACAGGATTCCGCATTTGCACAATCGCTTGCCCTGCTTGCCAACTACACGGGTGTCGAAGATGGCTTCGTTGAACTCGATGTGCCTCGAGAACTTAAGGATGCATTCCGGATTGTGTTTGAGGCTATTATTGTCAAGCATTCCAGGTCGAGACTTGTCGATATACAAAGAGATTCTCATGGAGAATCTGAATTTGGCTTGTTCTATGACTTTATGGAAAAGGCTCGCGACAGGTTTTTTGCACGTTATCCACAAAGTGCGTACGGTGAGTTGATTCGCGAATACGTTCCCGAGGGATATGCTCAGGCAAACATGGATGCGCGCAGGGCCGAAAAGAAGTGGTTTATGTTCTCGATGGGCCTTGGTGGGGGAGTTCCCTTCTTTGGCGGAGAAAACGGTGAAACGGTAAATGCTTCGTTCGAATTTCTTTTCAACGGAGAAATCCAGATATGGCGAGTCCTGTTCGGGTTCGGTTTTGCTGGAGGGCTAGGGCCGAAGAAGACCCTGTGGGAAGGCACGGATCATGAAATGGAGGGAGATGGTTTCGGATTCCTGATGGGGCAATTCGAGATCTTTCTCGGTATGGCCGTCTATGAATCTAAGTTTGTCACCTTCGATGTTTTAGCGGGGATTGGAGTTGCCGACTATACGATGACCGATGACCCCGATTATACCATTCAGGCGTTTGGGCCACAGTTTGGTGCGCAAGTCGACTTTAAGCTGCCCCTTACTTCGTTCGTGGATTTGTTTTTCCGCATCCGCTACTTTATCACCTTGGAAACAGCAGAACTCTATGTGCCCGATACAGTCCTTGAAAAAAGGCCGGAAACACGGGACTTCCCTGACTATGGTCCTGTCGATGGTATACGGCATAGCATTGCCATCATTATCGGCTATAGCGCCGGGTTCTCCAAGTCAATGCTGACAGAGGGTATGCGATAATGAATTTGTCTGCAATCTGCAACAAGGTAGTTCCGGTTCTTATTGCAGTAGCCCTTGCTGGGTGCGTTCTGGAAGATTATGCCCAGAAAAAATCCCTTGCAGATGTCTACGTGGCGGAAAATTCGAAGAATGCCTCCAGCGTATTTCGTGAACACGAGTGGATAGAGACCTGGGCCGACGTAAAGAATGTGAAGGTGTACTATTCGGAGCCCTTCCTTGATAATTACGAAGTGTTTGGAACGGAGTGGAAAGCCTACAAGGGCGATTTTGGAACTTGGTTTGGAGAGCATTTTGGAGAAGTGCTCAGAGAAGAAATCGCTCTCCTGCTGAAGTTAGAGTATGATGCAGATTCGCTCCGTGTCGATTC
The sequence above is drawn from the Fibrobacter sp. UWR2 genome and encodes:
- the miaA gene encoding tRNA (adenosine(37)-N6)-dimethylallyltransferase MiaA; its protein translation is MPILFAIVGATGIGKSSVAVELAARYGADIIGVDSRQVYKGFTIGTAQPSATDMGRVRHHMVNFLEPEKVFSAGDFCANVKGLLAANPERKFIAVGGTGLYLQSLMLGLPQIPKIASEVRSEIENQGLSVGTDSLFKMAHEVDPEAMVNVDEHNLQRIVRVLEVFHATGRKLSEWQKQREGGIGRLPVFWLNRSRENLYARIDARVDKMLADGWQDEVRELAKNVPLSAPAWQSLGYRELLQADTAGQIAAVVDDVKKKTRNYAKRQLTWFRWQVESVSVDLDRTEDPVAAIAKEVGNA